The DNA sequence AGCTTAtaccatctaataaaataatcaaatctagaattaaaatcaaagctcaaaattttgaataaaagtaaaaaactaaaaacaaaacagaagcacgAAGCACTAAAGAAAGtttttctattcttccatatttagcgTTCATCAAATTCATGTTTCTTCGATTGAACACGAATCTCTGttcatttatagattaaaaaaaattgtgaagaatTTCTACTAATTATTGTCCAtcagatttattcaacttcctggttattctccactgattagtggttccaaataaagcttcttagaacattgttcatcctgtttgataagaataagatacactacaagaaaacagcattttggcgaggaaagttaacgaggaaatataatcctcgtaaatgtacgaggaacttacgaggaatttacaacgaaagaaataaacctcgttatttcctcgtaaactaacgaagacaacatttcgtcgtaaagcccacgtaactttacgtggtctttacgaggaaatacactttcctcgtaaagaccacgtaaagcttgcattatctttacgaggaaaactggaaatatactttcctcgttaaatcaacgtaaatttacgtcacctttacgaggaaatgatatacgtgaacttaacgaggaattttaaagcacgtttttttttgctacctaccttttcctcgcaaattcatcgcaaaacttcaactaccagattcgaaaattttctataaatatggaagtttcaacatcattttaaacacaccaacaagaaaaaaaaagaaaaacgtgaaaggaaaaaaatgtcaggctccgggaatgtctacgagttgcggaggtggatgtatatgcatagagatgctaacgggagagtgacgaaagaatacattgcgggactggagacatttatgcatcaagcagattccacaccgctcgccctagaaagcggtaagatgttctgtccatgtcggaaatgcaacaattcgaaattggcaaatcgtgaaaatgtttggaagcatttaataaatagaggtttcacgccaaattactatatctggtttcaacatggagaaggttataataattatgatcagaatgaagctagtagtagtaatagcaattttcaggaagaaccggttgctcttcatttgcataatgaacctagttaccatcaggaggagcagatggtagattttgatagggttcatgatatggtaactgatgcatttgtagctcatgatgaagatgaagaacctaacatagatgcaaaaaagttttatgaaatgttaaatgcggcgaatcaaccactttacagtggttgtagagaaggtctctctaaattgtcgttggctgctagaatgatgaatattaaaactgatcacaatctacctgaaagttgcatgaatgaatgggcagacttgttcaaagagtatttgccggaagacaatgtgtctgctgattcttattatgagattcagaaactggtgtatagtcttgggttgccttcggagatgatagatgtttgcatcgacaactgcatgatctactggggaaatgatgagaagttagaagaatgtcgattctgcaagaagccacgattcaagccgcaaggacggggacgtaatagggtaccgtaccaaaggatgtggtacctaccaattacagacagattgaaaagattgtaccaatcagagcagactgctggaaagatgagatggcatgccgagcatactcagacggatggtgagatgacacatccatcagatgcaagagcctggaaacattttaacaaagtatatccggaattcgctagcaatatccggaatgtgtatctcggattatgcacagatggatttagtccattcggaatgtcagggagacaatattcattgtggccagtctttcttacgccatacaacctgccaccggagatgtgcatgcaacgggagttgctattcttgaccatattaatacctggtccgaaacatcctaaaaggtcgctggatgttttcctgcaaccactgataaaagagttgaaggatttgtggtcaacaggggagaggacgtatgactgctcaacgaagacgaatttcacgatgcgagcgatgcttttgtggaccataagtgactttcctgcctatgggatgttgtcgggatggactacacatgggagattagcttgtccatattgtaatggagcgacagatgcgtttcaactgaagaatgggaggaagacaagttggttcgattgtcatcgtagatttcttcccattggccatccgtaccgaagaaacaagacattgtttaggcacaaaagggttgtgagagacactcctcctccatatttaactggagaagaaactgaaaagcaactcgattactatggagctttggaaacagttcctcgtggtggtaattggcatgttccccctaatatgcctgattcttacggtgttcatcacaactggcacaagaagagtatattttgggagttgccatattggaaggatcttcttctgcgccacaacctcgatgtgatgcatatagagaagaatttctttgagaacatcatgaatacaatattgaatgtcccggggaagacaaaagacaacataaaatcaaggttagacttgccggatatttgctcaagaagcgagttacatataaacagcaatgggcaagttcctgttccgatattcagattgtcttcagaaaaaaagtcggtgttgttcaactgggtagcatcagaagtgaaattccccgatgggtatgtttcaaatctgtctagatgcgttgaaaagggtcaaaagttctctgggatgaagagtcatgactgtcatgtctttatgcaacgactacttccctttgcttttgcggagctacttcctacaaacgtacatgaagcacttgcaggtactatatttattattgcagttattttatatataatgatttagtttgaaatatatatgactaatatgtgtataattgtttttggaatatacaaggcattggagcatttttcagggatctgagcacccgcacccttaaagtagaagtcgtggaacagcttcaagagaacattcccatcttattgtgcaacttggagaagatatttcctcctgggttttttgacgtaatggagcatctagctgtccaccttccatatgaggcattgcttcgtggacctgtacattacggatggatgtatcagtatgagcgagccatgaaatatttgaagggaaaagcaaagaaccttgcaaaggttgaaggttctataattgctggaagtttgacggaagaaacttctcacttcacatcgtactactttgcgtcaaaagtacgtactcggaaaagagctccaaggagatatgatgatggtggtgtcgcgccaacatacgcagttgctggtgttccagacatctttagccagattgggcgactgggtggaaaatcaaaagaggtttggtggtcgagtgaagaagacgctcatagtgcacacacctatattctacttaattgtgaggatccattgattcgttattttgaaaggtaacataaatggacacgtatatataaattaacacatatatataattgccaaatattaattaatataaaaagtgattttacagcctatttgtttcacaagtcgaagaaacattccctggtatatccacaactgacgtagacaaaaggaaagatcaacactttataaaatggttgaagagtcaggtattaactcaaactctttattcataaatgatttgtattttaacgttcactttgtttttgcaggttgattttgacgacgatgcagattatcctaagtggttacatgaagtaattcaatctccacatgtaaaggtcaccacttcacagatgtatttcacacgaggctatacttttcacacatatgagtatggtagacagcgggcaaccagtaactatggaatatgtgtgaaaggggaaaccgatttctacggtatcttgacagagattatcgaagtggaatttccagggatattgaagctgaaatgcgtcctcttcaaatgtgagtggttcgaccccgtcgtcaacagaggtgttcggtttaacaaattcggtgtagttgatgtcaatggtggaagaaggtacaacaaattctttatttggcatacatgagTAGAATAAGcttatttctatgttttctttattttcaggtacaacaaattcgagcctttcatcttagcttcacaagcagatcaagttagctaccttccataccctcggatgagagaatcgggaataaattggttatccgtgatcaaagttacacctcgaggacgaatcataagtggagaagaaccaccattgcaagaagaacagataaatgaagtcgaggaacctgaacaacaaattgatgacattcttctcattgatccgcataatcatgagtatgaagatcttaccgacgatggcacagatgaagctgttgaagacgagtttaatgaaaatgatgatgtttctagtgatgacgaaaatgtatctgattgatgtatttgtgttttaatatgattgattttcagacttaatgcatgtgattcgattataaaaaaaaatattgagtttgaggttttgaatgaaaaataaaggattgaggtttgggattggaatatgaagagtagaagataggaaagatggtgtttgtggtttggggtttttgattttagaggtttagaaagaaaacctcgttaattcctcgtaatttacgacgaaataacgaggaaagtagaaaaaaagaaatacacgggcctcgttaattccacgtaagcacaaatcgtcgtaacgacctcgtaagcttacgtggaattaacgaggcttttttttttttttatttcctcgttatttcctcgtaggtttacgaggttttaacgagatatgttgtctaaacccctaaaccctaaaccccaaaccccatctttcttatctcttttgtctaaatcccaaactccaaaccccattaataattttcaaatcttcaaaagattatatttttaaatcttcaaaagattatattttcaaatcttcaaatgattatattttcaaatcttcaaatgattatatttaaataaataatttgattttgtataagtttaaattaggaagaagagattgatattagaagttaaagaattgtggttataaattttgaggtttgatatgttatgaatatatgaagtagaatataagaaagatggggtttaaggtttggggtttagagtttagaggtttagaaaataacctcgttaataactcgtaacttacgaagcatttacgaggaacagaaagacgggcctcgaaatttcatcgttttatttgggacgggcctcgcaatttcctcgtaatgtTACGAGGGTTTTACGAGTAacaaaaagacgggcctcgctaatttatcgtttaatttgggacgggcctcgcaatttcctcgtaagcttacgaggtttttacgagaaagaggaacacgggcctctttaattcctcgtaaacttacgaggaaattgcgagacctccgtaacttatatatacaacctcacaaacctcacactgtccattcctcccaacttcctctccacttcctccccaTTTCGTCTCTAACTCCtttcccattcctctctcctccgaaaatggtaatttcctcgccccctttattagtttagacaatttagataggtggttaatttaggtggttagtttagagaatttagataggtttacggattttatgtttgttagatagatttttaaattattgatgatagctttttaattattgatgatcataatctcaaaaaaatatatttttgcaggttcgccagcgcatgcttactgctcactacagggagatattcggtgagcctggtagtcagttagacccgccaggttcttcttcaggtgccggcggttcaggttcttcagatcaggagtctgttcccgagactcagcatttcttccctccgattcctcctccgatggctcagcctcagccgatggctcagccgatggctcaacCGATGgttcctccgatggctcctccggtgcctcctccgatggctcctcctgagatccccgccgctgttcatcccgatctcatggtgccacctactgttccgttctcgcagtacactgtcgaggatattcttggtatgccaggcagagctggtttaccaatcatagaccccgacagacccgacgggactttatggtaagtgtattttttaaataattaatttaatttataacttcattaaataatttaaattttcatttttttccaggtttggggttgacaattcccttgcgacagatgtaaccgagacgattaaaggttacttctccatggcgcatccaaactggaaattgacgccgatctacatccgaaagacgtggttcaagatttacgctgtaagtaattctattaattaattttttttttattaactaattattaatttttttttttattaactaattattaatttttttttgcagcaaaagtatcattggtccatcggggtcagtgagagagtgaggaaggcgttttacgaaaaggcgcaagttcgcttgtcggacacggtttgcaactggaagggtgcctggatcgtcaaggggtacacccgtggcaaacccgctgagcttaccacggatgtttgggacggcctcatccgttactggaaggatcctaactccattaggatcgcaaacatttgtgctgccgcccgtaacac is a window from the Raphanus sativus cultivar WK10039 unplaced genomic scaffold, ASM80110v3 Scaffold3689, whole genome shotgun sequence genome containing:
- the LOC130506815 gene encoding uncharacterized protein LOC130506815 isoform X1, which codes for MVDFDRVHDMVTDAFVAHDEDEEPNIDAKKFYEMLNAANQPLYSGCREGLSKLSLAARMMNIKTDHNLPESCMNEWADLFKEYLPEDNVSADSYYEIQKLVYSLGLPSEMIDVCIDNCMIYWGNDEKLEECRFCKKPRFKPQGRGRNRVPYQRMWYLPITDRLKRLYQSEQTAGKMRWHAEHTQTDGEMTHPSDARAWKHFNKVYPEFASNIRNVYLGLCTDGFSPFGMSGRQYSLWPVFLTPYNLPPEMCMQRELLFLTILIPGPKHPKRSLDVFLQPLIKELKDLWSTGERTYDCSTKTNFTMRAMLLWTISDFPAYGMLSGWTTHGRLACPYCNGATDAFQLKNGRKTSWFDCHRRFLPIGHPYRRNKTLFRHKRVVRDTPPPYLTGEETEKQLDYYGALETVPRGGNWHVPPNMPDSYGVHHNWHKKSIFWELPYWKDLLLRHNLDVMHIEKNFFENIMNTILNVPGKTKDNIKSRLDLPDICSRSELHINSNGQVPVPIFRLSSEKKSVLFNWVASEVKFPDGYVSNLSRCVEKGQKFSGMKSHDCHVFMQRLLPFAFAELLPTNVHEALAGIGAFFRDLSTRTLKVEVVEQLQENIPILLCNLEKIFPPGFFDVMEHLAVHLPYEALLRGPVHYGWMYQYERAMKYLKGKAKNLAKVEGSIIAGSLTEETSHFTSYYFASKVRTRKRAPRRYDDGGVAPTYAVAGVPDIFSQIGRLGGKSKEVWWSSEEDAHSAHTYILLNCEDPLIRYFESLFVSQVEETFPGISTTDVDKRKDQHFIKWLKSQVDFDDDADYPKWLHEVIQSPHVKVTTSQMYFTRGYTFHTYEYGRQRATSNYGICVKGETDFYGILTEIIEVEFPGILKLKCVLFKCEWFDPVVNRGVRFNKFGVVDVNGGRRYNKFEPFILASQADQVSYLPYPRMRESGINWLSVIKVTPRGRIISGEEPPLQEEQINEVEEPEQQIDDILLIDPHNHEYEDLTDDGTDEAVEDEFNENDDVSSDDENVSD
- the LOC130506815 gene encoding uncharacterized protein LOC130506815 isoform X2; the encoded protein is MVDFDRVHDMVTDAFVAHDEDEEPNIDAKKFYEMLNAANQPLYSGCREGLSKLSLAARMMNIKTDHNLPESCMNEWADLFKEYLPEDNVSADSYYEIQKLVYSLGLPSEMIDVCIDNCMIYWGNDEKLEECRFCKKPRFKPQGRGRNRVPYQRMWYLPITDRLKRLYQSEQTAGKMRWHAEHTQTDGEMTHPSDARAWKHFNKVYPEFASNIRNVYLGLCTDGFSPFGMSGRQYSLWPVFLTPYNLPPEMCMQRELLFLTILIPGPKHPKRSLDVFLQPLIKELKDLWSTGERTYDCSTKTNFTMRAMLLWTISDFPAYGMLSGWTTHGRLACPYCNGATDAFQLKNGRKTSWFDCHRRFLPIGHPYRRNKTLFRHKRVVRDTPPPYLTGEETEKQLDYYGALETVPRGGNWHVPPNMPDSYGVHHNWHKKSIFWELPYWKDLLLRHNLDVMHIEKNFFENIMNTILNVPGKTKDNIKSRLDLPDICSRSELHINSNGQVPVPIFRLSSEKKSVLFNWVASEVKFPDGYVSNLSRCVEKGQKFSGMKSHDCHVFMQRLLPFAFAELLPTNVHEALAGIGAFFRDLSTRTLKVEVVEQLQENIPILLCNLEKIFPPGFFDVMEHLAVHLPYEALLRGPVHYGWMYQYERAMKYLKGKAKNLAKVEGSIIAGSLTEETSHFTSYYFASKVRTRKRAPRRYDDGGVAPTYAVAGVPDIFSQIGRLGGKSKEVWWSSEEDAHSAHTYILLNCEDPLIRYFERYNKFEPFILASQADQVSYLPYPRMRESGINWLSVIKVTPRGRIISGEEPPLQEEQINEVEEPEQQIDDILLIDPHNHEYEDLTDDGTDEAVEDEFNENDDVSSDDENVSD
- the LOC130506816 gene encoding uncharacterized protein LOC130506816, whose product is MVRQRMLTAHYREIFGEPGSQLDPPGSSSGAGGSGSSDQESVPETQHFFPPIPPPMAQPQPMAQPMAQPMVPPMAPPVPPPMAPPEIPAAVHPDLMVPPTVPFSQYTVEDILGMPGRAGLPIIDPDRPDGTLWFGVDNSLATDVTETIKGYFSMAHPNWKLTPIYIRKTWFKIYAQKYHWSIGVSERVRKAFYEKAQVRLSDTVCNWKGAWIVKGYTRGKPAELTTDVWDGLIRYWKDPNSIRIANICAAARNTVDEHGNGPMLHSTGQKPHAGVRLKMAKELGRLPTLPELYERTHKNKAGQFLDGKSEQIYNNVIARVEERQTQLTQQSGDGLPVTLSTTEVDKIYEEVVPKKKGRTLGIGSVNDVPRATSSYAQRQTEEVTQLRSELGATKSRVSGLEAFIDVIASTNPEWEALLRNMKQQNPIPGESSGTHNEEDVTRRSEEFYEAMNEP